The following are from one region of the Dreissena polymorpha isolate Duluth1 chromosome 2, UMN_Dpol_1.0, whole genome shotgun sequence genome:
- the LOC127868159 gene encoding uncharacterized protein LOC127868159 isoform X2 has protein sequence MDEKESMDTRIRNIEADIGSIKTTMNEILRFVSPKTKANQKRCFSSSKAGRSTSGFDLSKQVYLQEALRRNLSLFVNDLCLDGDILDRLYAGGCINSEDFQTIKSKKNENDKVRVLVLKLKNRAPRVINTFLQILAEDEAHEVLLSKFNDSLVRIQKEKRNRSKCAVCVMKENVDIKDIAGSLWEEILIPDDIIERLFINEDSSQTLRNSFWEYVAEMLKESEENMLKVIAALTQNYDYLVPFLKDDKGNMLLLDCCYCRHQRTNLHPRPKNVCSSIISNESNTSEREGGDNSGSFASVQSSICMAFSSVMNHDAEVTKRNTNVSSKHRLENRKKRINELNEKILETPFSEVAAMKFLEDKPAETCSNHMQTDTDTLSGSRPGRTSSGLFDVLRLRTLRPDNCYKCKQCRSRIETI, from the exons ATGGATGAAAAA GAGTCCATGGATACCCGAATCCGGAATATTGAGGCTGATATAGGATctataaaaacaacaatgaaTGAAATACTGCGGTTTGTGAGTCCTAAAACAAAGGCAAACCAGAAACGCTGCTTTTCGTCGTCTAAGGCAG GACGCTCGACATCTGGTTTCGATCTTTCTAAGCAAGTCTACTTGCAAGAAGCGCTTCGAAGGAACCTGAGCTTGTTTGTGAACGACTTGTGCCTCGACGGGGACATTCTGGACCGCCTTTACGCTGGTGGCTGCATTAACTCCGAAGATTTTCAGACGATCAAATCAAAGAAAAACGAGAATGACAAAGTGCGAGTGCtagtattaaaattgaaaaatagagcGCCCCGTGTAATCAATACATTTCTACAAATTCTGGCCGAAGACGAGGCTCACGAGGTTTTATTAAGCAAGTTCAACGATTCGTTAGTACGTATCcagaaagaaaaaagaaacagAAGTAAATGTGCCGTTTGCGTGATGAAAGAAAATGTTGACATTAAAGATATTGCAGGATCGTTGTGGGAAGAGATCCTTATTCCTGACGACATAATCGAACGACTATTTATAAATGAAGATAGTTCGCAAACACTGAGAAATTCGTTTTGGGAATACGTGGCAGAGATGTTAAAAGAATCGGAAGAAAATATGCTGAAAGTTATAGCGGCATTGACACAAAACTATGACTATTTGGTTCCGTTTCTTAAAGACGACAAGGGAAATATGTTGTTGTTGGACTGTTGCTATTGTCGACACCAGCGTACTAATTTGCACCCAAGACCAAAAAACGTATGTAGTTCCATCATCAGTAATGAAAGTAACACATCAGAGCGCGAAGGAGGGGATAATAGTGGTAGTTTTGCTTCAGTCCAGTCATCAATATGCATGGCTTTCTCGTCGGTGATGAACCACGATGCTGAAGTTACTAAAAGAAACACGAATGTATCGTCGAAACATCGACTTGAAAATCGAAAGAAAAGAATAAACgagttaaatgaaaaaatactcGAAACGCCATTTTCAGAAGTTGCGGCCATGAAATTCTTAGAGGATAAACCTGCCGAGACTTGTTCCAATCACATGCAAACAGACACCGACACGTTGAGTGGATCACGACCAGGAAGAACTAGCAGCGGCCTGTTCGATGTGCTTCGACTTAGAACACTGCGTCCGGATAattgttacaaatgtaaacaatgtcGCTCTCGTATTGAGACGATTTAA
- the LOC127868159 gene encoding uncharacterized protein LOC127868159 isoform X1 — protein MDEKVRLSVGESMDTRIRNIEADIGSIKTTMNEILRFVSPKTKANQKRCFSSSKAGRSTSGFDLSKQVYLQEALRRNLSLFVNDLCLDGDILDRLYAGGCINSEDFQTIKSKKNENDKVRVLVLKLKNRAPRVINTFLQILAEDEAHEVLLSKFNDSLVRIQKEKRNRSKCAVCVMKENVDIKDIAGSLWEEILIPDDIIERLFINEDSSQTLRNSFWEYVAEMLKESEENMLKVIAALTQNYDYLVPFLKDDKGNMLLLDCCYCRHQRTNLHPRPKNVCSSIISNESNTSEREGGDNSGSFASVQSSICMAFSSVMNHDAEVTKRNTNVSSKHRLENRKKRINELNEKILETPFSEVAAMKFLEDKPAETCSNHMQTDTDTLSGSRPGRTSSGLFDVLRLRTLRPDNCYKCKQCRSRIETI, from the exons ATGGATGAAAAAGTAAGGCTAAGCGTGGGC GAGTCCATGGATACCCGAATCCGGAATATTGAGGCTGATATAGGATctataaaaacaacaatgaaTGAAATACTGCGGTTTGTGAGTCCTAAAACAAAGGCAAACCAGAAACGCTGCTTTTCGTCGTCTAAGGCAG GACGCTCGACATCTGGTTTCGATCTTTCTAAGCAAGTCTACTTGCAAGAAGCGCTTCGAAGGAACCTGAGCTTGTTTGTGAACGACTTGTGCCTCGACGGGGACATTCTGGACCGCCTTTACGCTGGTGGCTGCATTAACTCCGAAGATTTTCAGACGATCAAATCAAAGAAAAACGAGAATGACAAAGTGCGAGTGCtagtattaaaattgaaaaatagagcGCCCCGTGTAATCAATACATTTCTACAAATTCTGGCCGAAGACGAGGCTCACGAGGTTTTATTAAGCAAGTTCAACGATTCGTTAGTACGTATCcagaaagaaaaaagaaacagAAGTAAATGTGCCGTTTGCGTGATGAAAGAAAATGTTGACATTAAAGATATTGCAGGATCGTTGTGGGAAGAGATCCTTATTCCTGACGACATAATCGAACGACTATTTATAAATGAAGATAGTTCGCAAACACTGAGAAATTCGTTTTGGGAATACGTGGCAGAGATGTTAAAAGAATCGGAAGAAAATATGCTGAAAGTTATAGCGGCATTGACACAAAACTATGACTATTTGGTTCCGTTTCTTAAAGACGACAAGGGAAATATGTTGTTGTTGGACTGTTGCTATTGTCGACACCAGCGTACTAATTTGCACCCAAGACCAAAAAACGTATGTAGTTCCATCATCAGTAATGAAAGTAACACATCAGAGCGCGAAGGAGGGGATAATAGTGGTAGTTTTGCTTCAGTCCAGTCATCAATATGCATGGCTTTCTCGTCGGTGATGAACCACGATGCTGAAGTTACTAAAAGAAACACGAATGTATCGTCGAAACATCGACTTGAAAATCGAAAGAAAAGAATAAACgagttaaatgaaaaaatactcGAAACGCCATTTTCAGAAGTTGCGGCCATGAAATTCTTAGAGGATAAACCTGCCGAGACTTGTTCCAATCACATGCAAACAGACACCGACACGTTGAGTGGATCACGACCAGGAAGAACTAGCAGCGGCCTGTTCGATGTGCTTCGACTTAGAACACTGCGTCCGGATAattgttacaaatgtaaacaatgtcGCTCTCGTATTGAGACGATTTAA
- the LOC127868159 gene encoding uncharacterized protein LOC127868159 isoform X3 has product MDTRIRNIEADIGSIKTTMNEILRFVSPKTKANQKRCFSSSKAGRSTSGFDLSKQVYLQEALRRNLSLFVNDLCLDGDILDRLYAGGCINSEDFQTIKSKKNENDKVRVLVLKLKNRAPRVINTFLQILAEDEAHEVLLSKFNDSLVRIQKEKRNRSKCAVCVMKENVDIKDIAGSLWEEILIPDDIIERLFINEDSSQTLRNSFWEYVAEMLKESEENMLKVIAALTQNYDYLVPFLKDDKGNMLLLDCCYCRHQRTNLHPRPKNVCSSIISNESNTSEREGGDNSGSFASVQSSICMAFSSVMNHDAEVTKRNTNVSSKHRLENRKKRINELNEKILETPFSEVAAMKFLEDKPAETCSNHMQTDTDTLSGSRPGRTSSGLFDVLRLRTLRPDNCYKCKQCRSRIETI; this is encoded by the exons ATGGATACCCGAATCCGGAATATTGAGGCTGATATAGGATctataaaaacaacaatgaaTGAAATACTGCGGTTTGTGAGTCCTAAAACAAAGGCAAACCAGAAACGCTGCTTTTCGTCGTCTAAGGCAG GACGCTCGACATCTGGTTTCGATCTTTCTAAGCAAGTCTACTTGCAAGAAGCGCTTCGAAGGAACCTGAGCTTGTTTGTGAACGACTTGTGCCTCGACGGGGACATTCTGGACCGCCTTTACGCTGGTGGCTGCATTAACTCCGAAGATTTTCAGACGATCAAATCAAAGAAAAACGAGAATGACAAAGTGCGAGTGCtagtattaaaattgaaaaatagagcGCCCCGTGTAATCAATACATTTCTACAAATTCTGGCCGAAGACGAGGCTCACGAGGTTTTATTAAGCAAGTTCAACGATTCGTTAGTACGTATCcagaaagaaaaaagaaacagAAGTAAATGTGCCGTTTGCGTGATGAAAGAAAATGTTGACATTAAAGATATTGCAGGATCGTTGTGGGAAGAGATCCTTATTCCTGACGACATAATCGAACGACTATTTATAAATGAAGATAGTTCGCAAACACTGAGAAATTCGTTTTGGGAATACGTGGCAGAGATGTTAAAAGAATCGGAAGAAAATATGCTGAAAGTTATAGCGGCATTGACACAAAACTATGACTATTTGGTTCCGTTTCTTAAAGACGACAAGGGAAATATGTTGTTGTTGGACTGTTGCTATTGTCGACACCAGCGTACTAATTTGCACCCAAGACCAAAAAACGTATGTAGTTCCATCATCAGTAATGAAAGTAACACATCAGAGCGCGAAGGAGGGGATAATAGTGGTAGTTTTGCTTCAGTCCAGTCATCAATATGCATGGCTTTCTCGTCGGTGATGAACCACGATGCTGAAGTTACTAAAAGAAACACGAATGTATCGTCGAAACATCGACTTGAAAATCGAAAGAAAAGAATAAACgagttaaatgaaaaaatactcGAAACGCCATTTTCAGAAGTTGCGGCCATGAAATTCTTAGAGGATAAACCTGCCGAGACTTGTTCCAATCACATGCAAACAGACACCGACACGTTGAGTGGATCACGACCAGGAAGAACTAGCAGCGGCCTGTTCGATGTGCTTCGACTTAGAACACTGCGTCCGGATAattgttacaaatgtaaacaatgtcGCTCTCGTATTGAGACGATTTAA
- the LOC127868154 gene encoding E3 SUMO-protein ligase CBX4-like, with protein MELPSMGERVFAAECIQKKRLRKGKAEYFVKWKGWSTKNNTWEPEGNILDKRLIDAFNRRNPDGGHKKRGPKPKSSRHQSSAVNNDSSDDSDDESARSSKKKSRSRDDLSDSESETEGSSDQSTSDENESMSDTSQELKDADNSSGSTTDERDDNDRSNKKSTSQRNEDSSESDSPPPPKLMPVRKRGRPRGSLNKVKKFHLPHLHNAMMKQKGKVGRPRTVGRGRPPFKRGLARGVITSGKSPKSSSYLKTIGRGLSRTPVKMLSRGRGNIRGRGPRDSILNKIKMKSGRAPGRPKKEMADSHSKDGNTQKSSCSPGKDIKSKFFTHMKSEKSNSSAANHKWDSMGSLHGVSILEHEPDSMDDEASEDADDAFSGDERDTFLERPIDLRNYWYPPPNNKDLMDKVCITDVTTDSGSTITFREGPSYSGFFTSENG; from the exons ggTAAAGCTGAATACTTTGTTAAATGGAAGGGTTGGTCTACAAA aaaCAACACCTGGGAGCCAGAGGGCAATATTCTGGACAAACGACTCATTGATGCATTTAACAGAAG AAATCCAGATGGAGGGCACAAAAAACGGGGTCCAAAGCCCAAAAGTAGCCGCCATCAG TCATCAGCTGTGAATAATGACTCTAGTGACGACTCCGATGACGAGTCAGCCAGGTCCAGCAAAAAGAAGTCAAGGTCACGGGATGATCTCTCAGACTCGGAATCCGAAACCGAAGGTTCGTCCGATCAGTCCACATCTGACGAAAATGAATCAATGTCTGACACTTCACAGGAGTTGAAGGATGCCGATAACAGTTCAGGCTCTACAACTGATGAACGGGACGACAACGAcaggtcaaataaaaaatccaCAAGTCAGAGAAATGAGGACTCGAGTGAATCTGATTCTCCACCACCACCGAAACTGATGCCTGTTAGAAAACGTGGCAGACCCCGGGGCTCATTGAACAAGGTGAAGAAATTTCACTTACCACATTTGCATAATGCTATGATGAAACAAAAGGGAAAAGTTGGGCGTCCTAGAACGGTTGGTCGTGGTCGACCGCCCTTTAAGAGAGGCTTAGCACGTGGAGTCATCACAAGTGGAAAGAGTCCAAAGTCCTCTAGTTACCTAAAGACTATTGGTCGTGGACTGTCTAGAACACCTGTCAAAATGTTATCTCGTGGAAGGGGAAACATTAGGGGTCGGGGGCCTAGAGACTCAATCCTTAACAAAATCAAAATGAAGTCTGGTCGCGCACCAGGAAGACCAAAGAAGGAAATGGCTGACTCCCACTCCAAGGACGGAAATACTCAAAAATCGAGCTGTAGTCCAGGCAAAGATATCAAATCCAAGTTTTTTACTCACATGAAATCAGAAAAATCCAATTCATCCGCTGCAAATCATAAGTGGGATTCCATGGGCTCCCTTCACGGTGTTAGCATTCTGGAACACGAACCTGACTCAATGGATGATGAGGCGTCTGAAGATGCTGACGATGCATTCAGTGGAGACGAGAGGGACACCTTTCTTGAAAGACCTATTGACCTACGGAACTATTGGTATCCTCCACCCAACAACAAAGATCTTATGGACAAGGTCTGTATTACGGATGTAACAACTGACTCTGGTAGTACAATCACCTTTAGAGAGGGGCCGTCGTATTCAGGATTTTTCACGTCGGAAAATGGATAA